The following proteins are co-located in the Solanum pennellii chromosome 1, SPENNV200 genome:
- the LOC107008379 gene encoding F-actin-capping protein subunit alpha isoform X1: MLEEDEDFLESETQLTDDQKIEIAKWFLLNAPAGEIQYVAKDVRAILKDENIYKKAAEESFPSYNKSHLICLEFPNRSGDVLITSFSEVDKDEYLDPRTAQVARVDHVKQVCKDVRPARDEELPSAFVEEYRSAMDAEIMKYVSETYPKGISSVYCTKGKDVEEPGFDFELVVVISAARHSPQNFCNGSWRSIWNIEFKDEIQSVEVRGEMQVGAHYFEEGNVQLDAKHECKDTTLIQSPDDSAFSLVNIIRHHETEYLASLQTSYLKLPDTTFKDLRRKLPVTRTLFPWHNTAQFSLTRDIEKELGIGK, from the exons ATGTTAGAAGAAGACGAAGATTTTCTGGAATCAGAAACTCAACTTACCGATGACCAGAAAATTGAGATTGCCAAATGGTTCCTTCTTAATGCCCCCGCCGGCGAAATTCAGTACGTCGCCAAAg ATGTTAGAGCCATTTTAaaggacgaaaatatatataagaaagcGGCCGAGGAGTCATTTCCTTCGTACAACAAATCTCACTTGATTTGTCTCGAATTCCCAAACAGAAGTGGCGAT GTACTGATTACATCCTTCAGTGAGGTTGATAAGGATGAGTATCTTGATCCCCGAACTGCCCAGGTTGCCAGAGTTGACCATGTCAAGCAA GTTTGTAAAGATGTTAGGCCAGCAAGAGATGAAGAACTTCCATCTGCTTTCGTGGAAGAATATAG GTCTGCCATGGATGCTGAAATTATGAAGTATGTGAGTGAAACATATCCAAAAGGCATCAGTTCAGTTTACTGTACGAAGGGAAAGGATGTGGAAGAGCCAGGATTCGACTTTGAACTTGTTGTGGTGATTTCAGCTGCTAGGCATAGTCCTCAGAATTTCTG TAATGGAAGCTGGCGATCAATATGGAATATTGAATTTAAGGATGAAATTCAATCTGTAGAAGTGAGAGGCGAGATGCAG GTTGGCGCACATTACTTTGAAGAGGGAAATGTACAGCTAGATGCAAAACACGAATGTAAGGATACAACGCTAATTCAG TCCCCAGATGATTCTGCATTTTCCCTGGTCAACATTATTCGCCACCATGAGACTGAGTATCTGGCTTCTCTTCAG ACATCTTACTTGAAATTGCCTGATACCACTTTCAAG GACTTGCGGAGGAAGCTTCCCGTTACTCGTACATTGTTCCCATGGCACAACACTGCACAATTTAGCCTTACAAGAGACATTGAAAAAGAACTTGGAATTGGAAAATAG
- the LOC107008379 gene encoding F-actin-capping protein subunit alpha isoform X3 yields the protein MLEEDEDFLESETQLTDDQKIEIAKWFLLNAPAGEIQYVAKDVRAILKDENIYKKAAEESFPSYNKSHLICLEFPNRSGDVLITSFSEVDKDEYLDPRTAQVARVDHVKQVCKDVRPARDEELPSAFVEEYRSAMDAEIMKYVSETYPKGISSVYCTKGKDVEEPGFDFELVVVISAARHSPQNFCNGSWRSIWNIEFKDEIQSVEVRGEMQVGAHYFEEGNVQLDAKHECKDTTLIQSPDDSAFSLVNIIRHHETEYLASLQVFTLFLHHIQSLFLSCHLTLPPSLPLSSTTSLSSLCCRYFCSKLLIEFLLADILLEIA from the exons ATGTTAGAAGAAGACGAAGATTTTCTGGAATCAGAAACTCAACTTACCGATGACCAGAAAATTGAGATTGCCAAATGGTTCCTTCTTAATGCCCCCGCCGGCGAAATTCAGTACGTCGCCAAAg ATGTTAGAGCCATTTTAaaggacgaaaatatatataagaaagcGGCCGAGGAGTCATTTCCTTCGTACAACAAATCTCACTTGATTTGTCTCGAATTCCCAAACAGAAGTGGCGAT GTACTGATTACATCCTTCAGTGAGGTTGATAAGGATGAGTATCTTGATCCCCGAACTGCCCAGGTTGCCAGAGTTGACCATGTCAAGCAA GTTTGTAAAGATGTTAGGCCAGCAAGAGATGAAGAACTTCCATCTGCTTTCGTGGAAGAATATAG GTCTGCCATGGATGCTGAAATTATGAAGTATGTGAGTGAAACATATCCAAAAGGCATCAGTTCAGTTTACTGTACGAAGGGAAAGGATGTGGAAGAGCCAGGATTCGACTTTGAACTTGTTGTGGTGATTTCAGCTGCTAGGCATAGTCCTCAGAATTTCTG TAATGGAAGCTGGCGATCAATATGGAATATTGAATTTAAGGATGAAATTCAATCTGTAGAAGTGAGAGGCGAGATGCAG GTTGGCGCACATTACTTTGAAGAGGGAAATGTACAGCTAGATGCAAAACACGAATGTAAGGATACAACGCTAATTCAG TCCCCAGATGATTCTGCATTTTCCCTGGTCAACATTATTCGCCACCATGAGACTGAGTATCTGGCTTCTCTTCAGGTTTTTACGTTGTTCCTGCATCACATTCAATCCCTCTTTCTATCATGTCACCTAACACTTCCCCCTTCCCTGCCCCTCTCTTCCACCACTTCTCTATCAAGTCTCTGTTGCCGGTATTTTTGTTCCAAGTTACTGATCGAGTTTTTACTGGCAGACATCTTACTTGAAATTGCCTGA
- the LOC107008379 gene encoding F-actin-capping protein subunit alpha isoform X2, translating into MTRKLRLPNGSFLMPPPAKFNVRAILKDENIYKKAAEESFPSYNKSHLICLEFPNRSGDVLITSFSEVDKDEYLDPRTAQVARVDHVKQVCKDVRPARDEELPSAFVEEYRSAMDAEIMKYVSETYPKGISSVYCTKGKDVEEPGFDFELVVVISAARHSPQNFCNGSWRSIWNIEFKDEIQSVEVRGEMQVGAHYFEEGNVQLDAKHECKDTTLIQSPDDSAFSLVNIIRHHETEYLASLQTSYLKLPDTTFKDLRRKLPVTRTLFPWHNTAQFSLTRDIEKELGIGK; encoded by the exons ATGACCAGAAAATTGAGATTGCCAAATGGTTCCTTCTTAATGCCCCCGCCGGCGAAATTCA ATGTTAGAGCCATTTTAaaggacgaaaatatatataagaaagcGGCCGAGGAGTCATTTCCTTCGTACAACAAATCTCACTTGATTTGTCTCGAATTCCCAAACAGAAGTGGCGAT GTACTGATTACATCCTTCAGTGAGGTTGATAAGGATGAGTATCTTGATCCCCGAACTGCCCAGGTTGCCAGAGTTGACCATGTCAAGCAA GTTTGTAAAGATGTTAGGCCAGCAAGAGATGAAGAACTTCCATCTGCTTTCGTGGAAGAATATAG GTCTGCCATGGATGCTGAAATTATGAAGTATGTGAGTGAAACATATCCAAAAGGCATCAGTTCAGTTTACTGTACGAAGGGAAAGGATGTGGAAGAGCCAGGATTCGACTTTGAACTTGTTGTGGTGATTTCAGCTGCTAGGCATAGTCCTCAGAATTTCTG TAATGGAAGCTGGCGATCAATATGGAATATTGAATTTAAGGATGAAATTCAATCTGTAGAAGTGAGAGGCGAGATGCAG GTTGGCGCACATTACTTTGAAGAGGGAAATGTACAGCTAGATGCAAAACACGAATGTAAGGATACAACGCTAATTCAG TCCCCAGATGATTCTGCATTTTCCCTGGTCAACATTATTCGCCACCATGAGACTGAGTATCTGGCTTCTCTTCAG ACATCTTACTTGAAATTGCCTGATACCACTTTCAAG GACTTGCGGAGGAAGCTTCCCGTTACTCGTACATTGTTCCCATGGCACAACACTGCACAATTTAGCCTTACAAGAGACATTGAAAAAGAACTTGGAATTGGAAAATAG